CGCCGCGGCCGTGGACGAACTGCTCGGCAACGAACCCTGGCCCACCGGCCTCCACGTGGCCCGCGACCTCCTGGACGCCCTCCCGCCGCACACCCACCTGTTCCTCGGCTCGTCCAACCCGGTCCGCGACGTCGACCTGGTCGCCACGCCCCGCCCGGACGTCCGCGTGCACGCCAACCGCGGTGTCGCAGGCATCGACGGGAGCGTCTCCACCGCCGCCGGACTCGCGCTCACGGCGGGCCCGACCTTCGCCCTCATCGGCGACCTGACGTTCCTGCACGACACCAACGGCCTCCTGATCGGCCCCGGCGAACCCCGCCCCGACCTGACCGTGGTCGTCCTCAACGACGACGGCGGCGGCATCTTCACCCTGCTCGAACAGGGCGCGCCCAAGCACGCGGCCACCTTCGAACGGGTCTTCGGCACACCGCACGGCGCCGACCTGGCCCACCTGTGCGCGGCGCACGGCGTCCCGCACACCCGCGTGGACACCGCCGACCAATTGAGACAAGCGCTGACCACGCCCGAGGGAATGCGCGTGGTGGAAATCCGGGCGAAACGCACGGAATTGCGTGCTCTGCATGCCCGCCTGAAGGCCGCCGTGTCAACCGCATTTCATTAGCCAGGAACCTACGGACGGGGGTACAAGAGCCCTTGCCGGAAAGCTAGCTTCGCCCGCATGTCCCTCAGAGCGAAGCTCACGCTAGGCACCGCCACCGCGGCTTCACTGCTGCTGTTCGCCGGGACCGCGTCCGCCGCGGAACCCGGCGCGCCGGGCATCGGCGACCCGTACTACCCGAATGCGGGCAACGGCGGGTACGACGTCTCCCACTACGACATCCGGCTCAACTACCAGCCGGCCACCGACAACCTCTCGGGCACGACGACCATCCTCGCCAAGACCACCCAGGACCTGAGCCGGTTCAACCTGGACTTCCTGCTCAAGGTCAGCTCGATCCGGGTGAACAACCGCGTCGCCGGCTTCACGCAGGCGGGCGGCGAGCTGGTCGTCGACCCGAAGCAGAACCTCCGCAAGGGCAGCGACGTGACCATCGTCGTCACGTACTCCGACGTGCCCTCCAACTACGACGTCGACGGCTACAAGTCGTGGAAGCGCACCCCGGACGGCGCGCTGGCCATCGACGAGCCGGACATCGCGCAGTGGTGGTTCCCGAACAACAACCACCCGACCGACAAGGCGACCTACGACGTGTCGGTGGCCGTGCCGGACGGCGTCGAGGTCATCTCGAACGGGACGTTCAACGGCACCGCCAAGCAGATCAACGGCTGGACCCGGTGGCGCTGGAGGAGCGCGAAGCCGCAGGCCAGCTACCTGGCGTTCCTCGCGATCGGCCAGTTCGAGGTGCGCCAGTCCACCGCGCCCAACGGCCAGCCCGTGGTCAACGCGTACTCGCTGAACCTGGGCGAGAACGACCTGCCCGCGAAGGCCAGCGTCGAGCGCACGCCGGAGATCACCGAGTTCCTGGAGGAGAACTTCGGCCCGTACCCGTTCGAGGCGCAGGGCGGCGTGGTCGCCCCGGGCATCGGGTTCGCGCTGGAGAACCAGACCCGGTCCACCTACGACCCGGGCTTCTTCCGCCGGGGCGCGAACACCTACGTCGTGGCGCACGAGGTCGCGCACCAGTGGTACGGCGACTCGGTGTCGGTGCACCGCTGGCGGGACATCTGGCTGAACGAGGGCTTCGCCAGCTACGCCGAGTTCCTGTGGTCGGAGCACGTGGGCGAGGGCACGGCGCAGGAGAACGCCCAGTACCTCTACGACCTGTACCCGGCCGACAGCGACTTCTGGCAGGTCCTGCCCGGTGACCCGGGCACGGCGGACCTGTTCCACGGCGCCGTCTACGACCGTGGTG
This DNA window, taken from Saccharothrix variisporea, encodes the following:
- a CDS encoding M1 family metallopeptidase, whose product is MSLRAKLTLGTATAASLLLFAGTASAAEPGAPGIGDPYYPNAGNGGYDVSHYDIRLNYQPATDNLSGTTTILAKTTQDLSRFNLDFLLKVSSIRVNNRVAGFTQAGGELVVDPKQNLRKGSDVTIVVTYSDVPSNYDVDGYKSWKRTPDGALAIDEPDIAQWWFPNNNHPTDKATYDVSVAVPDGVEVISNGTFNGTAKQINGWTRWRWRSAKPQASYLAFLAIGQFEVRQSTAPNGQPVVNAYSLNLGENDLPAKASVERTPEITEFLEENFGPYPFEAQGGVVAPGIGFALENQTRSTYDPGFFRRGANTYVVAHEVAHQWYGDSVSVHRWRDIWLNEGFASYAEFLWSEHVGEGTAQENAQYLYDLYPADSDFWQVLPGDPGTADLFHGAVYDRGALTLHALRVAVGDDAFFTILKRWAQEKKYSDATIEEFIALAESVSGQQLDELFQTWLFTPGKPAAAPGAATFATRAAVAEPKSFQKIRETHELLDAHQH